Sequence from the Sanguibacter keddieii DSM 10542 genome:
GGCCAGGTCGACGACCGCTACGGCGACGCACGCACGGGGGTGGTCGGGTGCCGTTCACCGAGCCGTCATCGAATCGATCCGACTTCACCCTCGAATCGATTCGACATACGCGCCCGGACGCCCCTAGGCTCGACAGCACGAGGCACCACCGCTGCGCCCGTCCCGACCGCCCCTGACGCCCCGGCCCCGCTCCGTCCCCTCGGACCGGCACCCGGCCCCGCCAGGAACCTCGCCCACTCATCCCCCTGCGAAGCCGTCACATGTCGAAGAACCTCACCTCGGGCCGTCCCGCCACGATCATCCTGCTCTTCACCCTGCCGCTGCTGGTCGGCAACGTGTTCCAGCAGATGTACCACTTCGCCGATGCCTTCGTCGTCGGCCGCATCATCGGCGTCGACGCGCTCGCCGCGGTCGGGTCGACCGGCGGCATCGCGTTCCTGCTGCTCGGCTTCGCGATGGGCCTCACCGCCGGCTTCGCGATCCCGACCGCCCAGGCCTTCGGGGCCGCCGACCTCCCGGGCGTCCGACGCTCGGTCGCAGCGGGCGCGATCCTCACCGGGGCCTTCGCGGTCGGGCTGACCGCCGTCGCGGTCCCGCTCTCGCGCCCTCTCCTGGTGCTCATGCGCACCCCTCCCGAGATCCTCGACGACGCGCACCTGTTCATCGTCGTGTCGTTCTGGGGCATCGGCGCGATCATGTTCTTCAACTTCCTGTCGAACACGATCCGCGCGCTGGGCGACAGCCGCACACCGCTGGTGTTCCTCGTGCTCTCGTGCCTGCTCAACGTGGTGCTCGTGGTCGCCTTCATCGCCGGCCTGGGCATGGGGGTCGACGGCGCGGCCCTCGCGACCATCACCTCGCAGCTCGTCTCCGTGCTCCTCTGCCTGTACCTGGTGCACCGCAAGATGCCCGTCCTGCACCTGAGCCGGGAGGACTGGCGCGTCACCCGCGCCGAGGTCACCACACAGCTGCGCATCGGCCTGCCGATGGCCTTCCAGGCGTCGATCATCGCCATCGGCACCATCGTGCTCCAGTACGCGCTCAACGGCCTCGGCGCCGAGGCCGTGGGTGCGTACACCGCCGCGCAGAAGGTCGACGGGCTGGCCATGGCCCCGCTCGCGTCCTTCGGGCTCGCGATCGCCACCTTCACCGCCCAGAACTACGGCGCCCGCTCCTACGGACGCATCCGGACCGGGGTCCTGCACACCTGCCTCATGTCGATCGGCTTCGCCCTCGCGATCGGGCTGGGCAACGTCCTGCTCGGCCGGCACCTCATCCGGCTGTTCGTCGGCCCCGGCGAGGAGCACGTCGTCGAGCTCGGCCAGACCTTCCTCGTGGTCAACGGCTCGCTCTACGTGGCCCTCGGGCTGCTCTTCGTGCTGCGCAACGCCCTCCAGGGCATGGGCCGCACGCTCGTCCCGACGATCGCAGGCGTCGCCGAGCTCGTGACACGAGTCGGCGCAGCCCTCCTCCTCGCCACCCACCTCGGTTTCGTCGGGGTGTGCCTCGCAGCGCCCTTGGCGTGGATCGCGGGCCTCGTGCCCGTGTGGATCTCGTACCACCGGTCGCGCCGCTGGCTCAGCACCGAGGAGGCGCTGCTCGCGCAGGACCGGCCCACGACCCCGCCCGCTCCGCCGGTCGAGACGGCGGAGTCGCTCGACGAGGCGGCGGGCACCCGCATCGCGGTCCCCTGACCCGACCCGGCACGGTCAGCACGGTGGCCTCGACGGGGTCCTCAGCCTCGCCGCCGGCCGCGAGCTCAGCCCTGGTGCTCCTGCACCACGCGGGCACCGGCGACCGGCCCGGAGGCGCACACGGCCGAGGCGCACACCCCGGCGACGGTCAGGGCTGCGGCGATCGAGGAGGCGTGCGCGGCCGACCGCGCGAGCACGGCGACCGTCGGCCCTGAGCCGGACACGACGACGCCGAGCGCACCGGCGGCACGGGCGGCGTCGACGGTGCCCGCGAGGTCGGGGGCCAGCTCGAGGGCTGCGGGCTGCAGGTCGTTCGACAGGGCCTCGCCGAGCCGGACCGCGTCGCCGGCACGCAGGGCTGCCATGAGCGCGGTGTCGGCCTCGGCCGGCAGGTCGGCCAGGCCGCTGCCCCGCTCGTCGAACCTGCGGAACACCTCGGGCGTCGACAGGCCCTGCGCGCGCAGGGCGAAGACCCAGTGGAACTCTCCCTGCGCCATCGCGGCCGTGAGGACGTCGCCACGCCCGACACCGACGGCGGTGTGCCCCTGCAGGCAGAACGGGACGTCCGCGCCGAGACCGGCGGCGACGTCGAGCAGCTCGGGTCGGGTCAGTGCGGTCCCCCAGAGCGCGTCGAGGGCCACGAGGGTGGCTGCGGCATCAGCGGATCCGCCCGCCATGCCGCCGGCGACCGGGATGCCCTTGGTGATCGACAGCCGGGCGCCGAGCCTCACGCCGGTGCGCTCGGCCAGGGCGTGCGCGGCGCGCAGGGCGAGATTGGTGCCGTCGAGCGGGACGTGCTCCGCCCCGGGACCGGACACCTCCAGGGAGAAGGTGGGCGCAGCCGTCGCGGTGACCTCCTCGACCAGGGAGACCGCCTGGAACACGGTGACGAGGGGGTGGTAGCCGTCGGCCTCGCGCGCCCCGACGTGCAGCGACAGGTTGACCTTCCCGGGCGCCCGGGCGGTCACGGACCGCTGGTGCACACGCACGCTGCTCAGTCGGGTCGTCCGGGTCACGGTCCTACTGTGCCAGGTCGGTCTCCGGTCGGCGCAGCGGGGGCTCCCTGCGGTTGACCAGCAGCCTGGTCGGAGAGCTCCTCGCGGGCTGCGACCTGGTCGTCGAGCGCCTCGGCGATGCGGGCGAAGTCGTCGACCGTCAGCTGCTCGCCGCGGGTCGTCGGGTCGACACCGGCCGCCTCGAGGGCCTGCTGGGCTGCCGCAGCAGACCCGGCGAGCTCGGCGAGCGCGCCGCGGAGCATCTTGCGCCGCTGCGCGAACGCGGCGTCGACGACCTCGAAGACGCGCTCCCGCGTCGCCCGCGTGACGGGGTGGTCGCGACGCTCGAGCAGCACGAGGGCGGAGTCGACGTTGGGGACCGGCCAGAACACGTTGCGCCCGATGGTCGAGGTGCGGCGCGCGGAGGCGTACCAGGCGGCCTTGACGGAGGGGATTCCGTAGGTCCGGTTCCCGGGGGGCGCGGCCAGCCTGTCGGCCACCTCGGCCTGGACCATGACGAGGACCCGGTCGAGGGAGTCGAAGCGCTCGAGGAACGTCAGCAGGACGGGCACCGCGACGTTGTACGGGAGGTTGGCGACCAGCGCGGTCGGGGCCGGTCCCGGGAGCTCGGTCACCGTGAGGGCGTCCTGGAGGACGACCGTGAGCCGGTCCGACCACTCAGGTGCGCGGTCTGCCACCGTC
This genomic interval carries:
- a CDS encoding 4-(cytidine 5'-diphospho)-2-C-methyl-D-erythritol kinase → MTRTTRLSSVRVHQRSVTARAPGKVNLSLHVGAREADGYHPLVTVFQAVSLVEEVTATAAPTFSLEVSGPGAEHVPLDGTNLALRAAHALAERTGVRLGARLSITKGIPVAGGMAGGSADAAATLVALDALWGTALTRPELLDVAAGLGADVPFCLQGHTAVGVGRGDVLTAAMAQGEFHWVFALRAQGLSTPEVFRRFDERGSGLADLPAEADTALMAALRAGDAVRLGEALSNDLQPAALELAPDLAGTVDAARAAGALGVVVSGSGPTVAVLARSAAHASSIAAALTVAGVCASAVCASGPVAGARVVQEHQG
- the rsmA gene encoding 16S rRNA (adenine(1518)-N(6)/adenine(1519)-N(6))-dimethyltransferase RsmA, which encodes MNDTSNALLGPVQIRDLAGRLGVRPTKTLGQNFVHDAGTVRKIVRSAGIEAGQHVVEVGPGLGSLTFGLLEAGVTVVAVEIDPVLAAQLPLTVADRAPEWSDRLTVVLQDALTVTELPGPAPTALVANLPYNVAVPVLLTFLERFDSLDRVLVMVQAEVADRLAAPPGNRTYGIPSVKAAWYASARRTSTIGRNVFWPVPNVDSALVLLERRDHPVTRATRERVFEVVDAAFAQRRKMLRGALAELAGSAAAAQQALEAAGVDPTTRGEQLTVDDFARIAEALDDQVAAREELSDQAAGQPQGAPAAPTGDRPGTVGP
- a CDS encoding MATE family efflux transporter — protein: MSKNLTSGRPATIILLFTLPLLVGNVFQQMYHFADAFVVGRIIGVDALAAVGSTGGIAFLLLGFAMGLTAGFAIPTAQAFGAADLPGVRRSVAAGAILTGAFAVGLTAVAVPLSRPLLVLMRTPPEILDDAHLFIVVSFWGIGAIMFFNFLSNTIRALGDSRTPLVFLVLSCLLNVVLVVAFIAGLGMGVDGAALATITSQLVSVLLCLYLVHRKMPVLHLSREDWRVTRAEVTTQLRIGLPMAFQASIIAIGTIVLQYALNGLGAEAVGAYTAAQKVDGLAMAPLASFGLAIATFTAQNYGARSYGRIRTGVLHTCLMSIGFALAIGLGNVLLGRHLIRLFVGPGEEHVVELGQTFLVVNGSLYVALGLLFVLRNALQGMGRTLVPTIAGVAELVTRVGAALLLATHLGFVGVCLAAPLAWIAGLVPVWISYHRSRRWLSTEEALLAQDRPTTPPAPPVETAESLDEAAGTRIAVP